The Alligator mississippiensis isolate rAllMis1 chromosome 8, rAllMis1, whole genome shotgun sequence genomic sequence ACTAGGCCACAGGGCCCTGGCCAAGCCAGGCTACGGGGTAGGAGTGGGTGCAGAGCCTCCATGGCCACTCCTGTTAAACCAGGATGGCAATGGTGGAGGGGGTCTggcttttgggggtggggggagcagggagggatgtTATGGCTGCCCCAGACTTGGGCAGGTGTGGGGTCACATCTTGCCCATAGGGGCCTAGTGGGTGCAAGTGTGTGGCACTATGTGGGGTGCCTCAAACCCACATCAAGGGGTCTGGGGGACCTTGTGTAGGGCGGGGGGTTCCAGCCTgcccagtggaggtgggggggtacTGGAAGATGCCCTGCTTTGGGGACTGGTCCcagcctgctcctggctgccagtgcctcctgcccccccaccccctcctagcCACGCCCAGCCTTGGCATCACCGATGGCCCCCCACACATCGAAGACAAACTCGTCAGGGAAGGCGAAGTCACCGAGCTGCGCATccagtgcctgggccagctcGTCCGGGTTCCGTGCATCCCGGCCCAGCTCCACCAtcgtggctgctgcagtggggagggagggggcagttaAGCAGGTGCCCACAGAGCCCCCTAAGCACCCCCGTGGGGCACCACGGAACAAGCTGGTGGGAGGTAATGGGGGGTTTGGATGCCCCAccctggcaggggcctgccccGTGGAgttgcccctgctccctgtccctgtccaggcaggcagtggggggctccAGCTCACCCAGCTCTGTGTCACGGATGCCCATGTAGCTCTCCAGCAGGTCGTCTACCTTCTCGATGGCCCGCTCCTCAAATGCTGATGGCTGCCAGGGAAGGGTTGGGAGTTAAGCAATGCTGGGCAGGGGCCCAGCAGGACACTGCTAAAATGTGCCCCCCTCCACAGGCCCCAAGGCTGGGCCCCTCCAAGCTCTCCTCAGTTATTGGGACTGGTAcggtgagggggcaggggctgcaggtcaggaggggcacagggagtgaggggcactacaGCATGACACAGGCAGGACCTCCCACTCATACCTGCTCCTCCACGGTGGCTGGCCCCTTGGCGCGCAAACGGAGGGTGCCCCTGCCCGTGCCCAGCTGAGCACTGCTCCCGTGCCGGGCACCCGATGACCGCTGCCCAATCATATCTGTGGGGGAGCAAGAGGCCAGATCAGTATGGGGCCAGAGGGGGCAattcccagctccacccccaacAGGGCCAAGAGCCTGTGGCTGGAGGGAGGGGTCCCAACTCCAGTCCATGGTCCCCTGGAGCCTGAAGCtcccctgtgcacccccagcTGGCTTAGCCCCGCCCAGATGGCGCACCGGGCCTGGCACGGAGCAGGCGGTTTGCGTCAGCCACTGCTGCACACAGGCCCCTTGctctccctgcagggcaggatggggaagggaggtCCAGGTGCATCTGGCATGGGCACCTGCGGGTGAGGGGGTGGGACCAGCCTCTGGGAAGGGACCTGCAGGGGACCAGGGCTGGTGGGTGCAGTTGGGAAGTGGGGGGGCACTTGCAGCCCAGTGCTCATTAAAAACCAATGCAATAGGCTGgaccctgtcccaggggcagcagcagagctggaggcggGGGAAGGTGGGGACACACATGACAGGGAATTTGGGTCAgtagtgtggggcactggcagggctgaggacTCTGTGCAGCCAGAGCAGCCCCCCCCAGTTACTGGCAGGGAAGGATCCAAGAGCCAAGAGGAAGCGGCTCCCCCCCAACACCCATCCCAGGACCCCATGAGTCACTGCAGGAAGGAACTCAGTGGCTGAGGCCAATGGAGGTGCCAGGGCCTGGACACCCAGGTTCTGCtcctggccgggggggggggcggggggggcggggtgttGTCCTGGGCAGCTACCCTGGGCCACAGGGTGTCTCCTGCTGACAGCCCCGACCTGGTGCTTAGGAGGTCCTGCCCCCTCCTGGACACATGTGGGCACTGCAGCCTTGGGAGGGTCTCCATGGGCCACAGAGTCACAGCACCATCTGCTGTCCCTgcatggcagtgcagccccagggccaagTGTTTGGGGGGTGAGGGCCCTCTATGGGCTGTTTCACCCTTTCTGTTCCCCCAGCACCAAGcacccagggctccccacccaaCAATGCTCCACttggagccctgcccctgccctcccacccagttcctgccccaccccagggtcCTGCCCCCACTTCTGCCATACTGAGGCCCTCCCCCCaggactccatccctgccccagctccacattTGCTCCACAAGGCCCCGCCCCTGCCTCATGgaggtccccccaccccaactcaccAAAGGCCTTGAGGGGCTCAGTAAGGTGCAGAGTGAAGCGCCGGCCCGTGGGCAGCTCCTTGAGCATCTTGGCCACCTCATAGTGGCGGGCACCAAGCAGGCTGCGCCCATCAATGGCTTCAATCATGTCACCCACACCGATGAGGGGGATGCGGTCAATCACGCTGCCCTCCTTGATgcgctgtgggggcaggggttgcacTGGGACTCATGGCTGGGACAGCCtgagcaccccccctccccagtgccttCCTGGCACAGCCAGCTGGCCTtggcccctcactcctaaccctgcccaggcagggaccacagagggctgtaggttgggagtaagggacaatggcaagctggcagggggagggcagtggtccgggactggaagtgaggggcactggctgggttgggggagcagtggactgtgagtcaggagtgaggggcaccagcagggagctagTGATCAGGAACGAAGCCTAGGTCTTTCCTGACCCTGCCATGCCCTGAAGCACAAGGACCCCTGTGTCCCCAGCTGGATCGAACATGTCCCCTGCATTGACTCCTTCTGCCCAGATTGCACTGCCTCACTTTGAAGGGGCTGAAGCCCCTGGCACGGACCTGCAGCCATACATGGGGCCTTCTGCCCACTGCCGAGATGTGCCCAGCTTTGGGGCAGAACATGGCAGCATGGAACAGCAGGGCGAAAGTCTGAAGCCCCGGAACTGGAGAACATCACAAACTGGGGATTAGCAGATGCCAGAGATTTGGGCTGAGACAGCAGGGCTGTGATCCcacccagaccctgggggctgtgggtgaggagtgatgggcaccagaTGCTGTGGGTCAGGTCCCACCTTGATGAAGGCATAGccggccccattgtcagtgatgGTGAGCCCCAGAGCATCCTCAGCCTTGAGCACCTCGACTTCTTTGCGCTGCCCCCGTGTGTGGGCAAAGATGAAATCCTCCAGGCCAATCTGCCCCCCCAACAGCTTCTCCATGTCCACCTTGTGTGTGTTGAGGGTGCAGAACATcacctgtgggtggggaggggtggtgagcaacACCAagaggccccattccctgcctctcACCCCCCAGACCCTGTCTTCTTGCATCCCAGGCCCAGGACCCCCATCCTTTCCCCCCTTGAGGTTCaaaccccctgcccacccctgcctcctacCGGGCCCCTCAGGCCCTGGATCATCATCCCTCCACCCATCCTCACCCTCTGCCCCAAGCCTCCCACCTGCTCACCTACCCCAGGCCCTAAACCCATCCCTTCAGACAGCCACACCGGCTGCCCCCCAGGACCTGTctccctgtctgccccccccacccactagACCTGTCCCATGCCCCTTATCCCTCCACCTACAccccctgtccccagcctcccccacagcTTCAGCCCCCTGTAGCTCCAGGTCCTGTGCCCCTTCCTCCCTAGGCACCTCAgtgggggggatgtggaaggCCTCAGCGATCTTGCCGTAGAGCTCGCGCACATTGGTGAAGCCCTCAATGCGGCCTGTGGGGCTGCCGTGTGCCAGTTGTGTGTGGAAGACCAGGCGGGGTCGCAGGCCAGCAGGCGGGGGAGGCAGGCCAGgatgcagggctcccagccctcctggaccccctgccccatctcccccacctggccccgcacgccccacctctgcctcctcatTCTCCACCAGCGGGGGGGGCTTCTTCCGGCGCCCAAGGCCTAACGGCATGAGGGCAGGGGGACCacggccagcaccagcacccacgggtgacacctgttggggggggggacagaggctgcagggagggcaccTGGGTCCCAGCCCAGCTGCCGCACCAGACTGAAACTGCACCCCCGCAGGACACCAGTCCCCCACCCCAGATTCCAGACCACCCTTGCACCCCCTCCCAGGCTCCCTGGACCCCAAAGATGGCTCCTCCCCCCCAGGATGCTCTCCCAGATTCCTTGTCCCCTCAGGGGTAGGTAGAAGCCAGCGCAGGGGGGTCCCGGCACCAGGCACTGGAATGCGGGTGGAGCTGCCATGCCCGGCTGACTCAGAGCTGAGGAACGGGCCCCAGCGGGTTCTTCCAATGCCCGGGAAATGTGgctacccaccccctgcccctttcctggggcagaGGAAAGCTTTTACCActtcccccatgccagctgccagggaccCTCCAGTGCCTTCTCCTGGGACTGCATATCCCAGAGCCAGAAAAGGCCTCAGTCCCCCTGCAACACCTGGGTCTATTGTACTCATCTTTCCAGCCTGTTCTATGTGGCAGTTCAGCTGTTGCATGCTCAGAGCTGGGTATGTTTCCTCCACCCTGGTCTCTCCAGAGGCTCTGGGCCTGgtcccccccagaggtggctgcatgctgcaggccaagctggcaggtgctgggggcctggcagaggtcgtggggcctggctcagccccacaccCAGGGGGTTGGTAGGTCCCCAGCAGCTACCTGCTGTGGGCCTGGGTCCAGGTAGAGGACCAGGCTTGTTAATGTGCCTAGGGAGGGCAGGGTTCCTGCCTGGGAACAAGTTAAAGGCAACCTCGCCATTGTGACTGAGCAGGGCCTAGCAAcaccagggcagtgtgggcaggagccagggcatggggggggggggtgtagggtgGGGGTGTAGCACTTCCTACACTCCACTGCCCCCAGGTTTCATCCCTGCTCCCTTGGTGCCTCAGGGAAGCCAAACGGGTAAGTAAACGGGAAGCCAACAGCTAGGGGCTCCCCCATCcatgtggggaaactgaggcacagagggacatGTCAGGTCGGGGGGAGAGGAATCAATGGCTGAGCCTGGGAccggacccaggagtcctgccttgtgctcctgcccgatgggggggggggtcatggccTGGGTGCCCGGcagtggcagaaggcaggacccctgaccaggggcacatggcaaccctgctccccccagccctaacGCCCCGCTCTGTGCCCTCCCCCCGGCGCGCCCGGCACAGACCCCAGAACCAGCCCCCGCCTTCCGCCCGGCTCaagacccctgccccctccccccatcgcAGCCCCACACTCACGCGTCCACCCGCGCCAGCCACCCCGCACCTCCACCcaactccagctggggcctgcgCCGCCGGGAGGGGGGGCGGGACCAGCCTCAGCGCCTCCGCCAATCACAGAGCGGCCTTGCGTTGCCGCCGACCAATCGCAGCGCGGCCTGCCGTTCAGGGCTGGGTGGGCCGTTCCGGATTCAGCCGCTTCCCCCGCCTGGGTGCAGTTGGAAGCGTCCAAAcccagggaaggggaaggtgggAGGTACCATGAGAGGGGAGTGCGGGgagtggttgggggggaggggttaacaTTTGCTGAGTGCGTAGGAGAGACCATTCAGAGGAGTTGGATACGCCCCCAGCCAATTGCAGACCAGATCCGGCCAGAACGAGCCAATCAGGTGTGCTGTCGGGTGGGCAGCCAAGTCAGGTGCATCCCGGGGGTCTCGCAGGTCTTGGCGGGACCATACGCACTGAACCACATCGGCGCGAGCGCTGGACTACAAGTCCCGTCATACAATGCTCGCTCGAGGCACGCCCGGACCCGTAGTTTCTGGGAGGTGGCTGCAGGAGGCCCGTATTGTCTTATAGCCGAGCGCAAGCAGCACGGCCTGTCCCGGAATGCAGGTGTCTGGCTGTAGCTGCCAGGGACCAGAAGGCAGGGATCTAGGCTCCGAGATCCCCTCAGCTGCGGAGAAAAGCATGTAGATCCGGCCAGGGCCCAACCCAGGGGAAGCTACCGGCTGGGAAAACCCAGGATCTTGCTTCTGCCTGGGAGTGTCATGTAATTGCTACCTGTGCCAACAGGAAATCCTACTCTATCCTTCTCCTAAGGAGTAACAGGGGCTGAATGCGTCTGGGCCTCTGGGCTTTCACCACACCCTTGTTCATTCAGCAAGGGGCTGTGGGACACACCCCTGTACAGCAAGCCAGGCCAACAAGCAGGAAAAGCTGCACCCACAGGATGAGGGCTAGTAGTTGCTAGTGGCTTTAATAAAGATCTGGGTGAGCGTAGGTCTTGGCTCTTTTAAGCTGGCACCTGCATATCTTTTGTTCCACGCAGGGCAGGGAATCTACATTGCAGTTGCTTCACCTAATCTTAGCCCTACACCCACTGTCCCCACCCTTCCCAGTGGGGATCTAGCCTATTTAAAACCCTGCCTTAGTAAAATAACAGCAGCTGTGGG encodes the following:
- the GIPC1 gene encoding PDZ domain-containing protein GIPC1, which produces MPLGLGRRKKPPPLVENEEAEVGRAGPGGGDGAGGPGGLGALHPGLPPPPAGLRPRLVFHTQLAHGSPTGRIEGFTNVRELYGKIAEAFHIPPTEVMFCTLNTHKVDMEKLLGGQIGLEDFIFAHTRGQRKEVEVLKAEDALGLTITDNGAGYAFIKRIKEGSVIDRIPLIGVGDMIEAIDGRSLLGARHYEVAKMLKELPTGRRFTLHLTEPLKAFDMIGQRSSGARHGSSAQLGTGRGTLRLRAKGPATVEEQPSAFEERAIEKVDDLLESYMGIRDTELAATMVELGRDARNPDELAQALDAQLGDFAFPDEFVFDVWGAIGDAKAGRG